CCTACTTGGCTATGGAGGAGTAAGTTTAGTTTTCTCTAGTGCGTTGTAAGTGTGGTACTGCAGGGTGTGTGCTACATATTGCCACActaaactgtgtgttgtgattaTTGACTCCCACCTGCCACAGTGGTTGAGCAAGTTTCAATGgatttgacaaaataattaacTTCCCACTTTACAGATGAAGAATCTTGATGCTGACATGTGTCTAGACCAAGGCCCAGTGCCAGGTCACACACCCATCGCCTTCCATTGCTACTTCTATGGACCTCAGGTAAGTAACTAAATGTGGTTGCCAAGTTTAATGATTATAGTCTCTGGAAAGTTAATCAAAATATAGTTTTCCCTGTTGTGCCCAAACTACTTgctgaacattttcttttatatttcagCACACTTTTTACCGTGCGAATGGTGAGCTGTACATCGGCGGCATCAAGTCCCACAAATACAATGACAACCGCTGCATAACTGACATCGGCAATAAAGAAACCGAGCCTGGTCTTTACAACTGCAAAGAGGCTATGCAGAAAGGAATGGGGATTTACTGGGACTTCACTCAGGTACAACGATACACTGAACTTAGAGGGTGGATGAGTTTAGGGTGACTCGTATAGCTGAAAACATCACCTGTCTGAATATTGTATGATGACAGAATGAACCAGCACTCTTGACAACTTTTTGTCTTTCCCCAGGGCAAAGAACTGAagaacaaagagacaaaaagatgCCTggagataaaagacaaaaaacttaTAGTACAGGAATGCTCTGGCCAAAGATGGGAAATCCAAAACGTAATCAAGgctttttaaagtgtttttgtgtgtggagCCAACAAGAAGTGCACTTCTCTGCTCATAGGTCAGTAGATACTAACACCTGAGTGTGTGAAATGCGGTGACTCCTATAATTATTTAAGTCTACTCTATTTAGGATGGAAAAAGTGAgtgattgattttaaaaatttTATGTGAAATTTACTGATTTTGGATACAACATGTTATGGATCAACATTACAGCTGCAAGTATTTCTTATTTGTACTATTTATTAATCTGCCTTTTTGGATCAGCTGCATAATCACTTTTAATTTAACTCTTAAGGCAACTTCATCTTCTAACAATTTGGGAATAACACTCAGATCACTggattttattaaaaacaacactaaaaACAAGAGTCTGCTTTTCTTACATCATTTAATGAATCCAGGCTCTAATCTGTTATATTTCAGATGTTTATCCAGGAAATTTTGGGGTGactttgttacctttggactcAAACTCACTCCTGTTTCCTGGATGGAATTGATGAGAATTACTCTCAATATGCTAGCTGTTCCTCTAGATGTCTATACTGGCACTGTGTGGgaccacactgacacacagcatCTTACTTCAGGCTGGGTATGAAGGACATACCCACCATTATGCAACTTATTGCATAAATGCAAGTTGATACTTATTCCACCCATAATTCTTTCCACTTAAAGACACCAATTATATTCAATCCATTCATAAAAGATAATGCATGTTAGACTAGATTTTCTTCATGTTAAATCCTGGGGCATAGCAAAAGTTACAAGTTTAAGCTTTACTATTTAATGatgcgatatgtaagaattagccacctgtcaaattcatacccaaaacaaatagagggcagcatatcactagagtaactgcTAATTGCTGTTAGCTGTAGCTGCTTGATGATTGGTCATTGatttttaagcattttcaactaaaattcttacatattgcccctttaaataaagtttggcTATACAGAATTATCCCCATTGCAGCAGTGgtcttaaaacaataaattctaTCAGTAAGATGTATTGCTATGACTGTTTTGGAGCAAATGAAATAGTTCTGTAACAGTTGCCCAACTATGCAAATGTTGCTACTTTTGGAAGTAATACTATGCAATACTTTGTTGCTGTTAGATGAAAATCAGGtttgaaaatatacatttgtttttgtaatctACTTGTACATTAGTATGCCCTATCATCTGTTACAGAAGTAACCTTcaagcagagacagacagtaagGCAAATCATAAGGTGAAGGAAACATAGGCCTTAATGAAGTGAAGGCCAATGAAGGTATAAAAACAGTAAATTGAGAAAACAATGAGAGAGTTGATAGATTTAGGAAGATAAGATCAGTGTGCATTTCTGACATTCAGCAGGAATATGGCCTTCTACAACGACTCTTCAGTGGGTGACGGGGTTCCTGACGGTTTAAAGCTACTGTACTATTTAATCAAATGATCAAAAACGTGTTGTTTTGTGTCGAAGAGTCAGCTTGTTCAAAGGCACGTTAACTTATTTGTTTAACAGCACTATCTATTTGCATTTGAAAATAACTATGTTCTTTGTCTTAAGTTTTGTTATATAAATTACAGCGACACATCTAATGACTGATCGGCCAGTCCTGTGCAATCTTTGGACatatacaaaaaacatacacagtTGTACTTACAAAATTGCATTGATGTATCTATAAAAAAGGTCATATATTGTCTTTTGTCTTGGATCTTAAGTTTGAGaatctttacttttttaacAGTTATTGATGGGTGGTTGTTCAGTGTTCTGGTATCGATGGCtaacacatttttctgcttgTGTAGAAATACCTTTTGAGGGACTGTGAagtttttaagtgtgtgtgctgtgtaatattttattattatcagtgtATAAAGGATCTTGGTGTTTTGTAAAAACACCAAGACTTGTTGAACAATACAATATAAGAACCATTCACCTTAGTCTCTTCTGGAGAGCTTGGACATCTCCAGTGTCAGGAAAGGAGACAGCCATATTTGGGAAttgatttatgtatttacaGAGCATGTGGGTTTGGAGTTAGCATAGTGCTCATGTCTTTTTCTTAGCAGAATGGGTCAAGGAAGTTTACTTTTATTGTGCTGAAACAAAGGCCTATGTTATATTTCTATCGAACACTGTTTTTATAACCCTTTGAAATAAACTTGTCAAACTGGTTGATGTTTGAATTTGTCTTGTGTAGCATCTCTAAAAGTTGTGtaatcaaaataaacaacatgcaTTCCACAGAGGAAGGGTGTTGGAAGAAGTTCTGTGTTCAGTATTCTAAAGAAAAAGCTGGCTTTGACAAGTCAACACTTCCACGACAATGCACTGACAGATGTGTGTACCATGTACGCCAGCTCATTCTTGAGCAAATCTCTTTTCCTTTGCATTTGCGCTGATGTAACTTGTGCATGCTGTTTGGAAAGGTATAATGTGGCTCTCTTGGCAGATCCAGGAGACGTGTCAGCAGGTTAAAATAAACTGCCCTTAAAAATACTTAATTGTGCTGTAAAACTAAGCTGTAAACTGCATGGTGTTAAAGAGCAAGTAATGCATGTGATCACCTTTTGTTAGAGGGACATAAAGAAACCCACACCATTTTTTCCAACAGCTTTAAGGAACCCTGATGCCTAATTATGACATTTCTGAATTGCATCATGGTCCCAATTCTCTATAAACAAATCTAAGGCTTAAATGTTGTAATACAAaaattatttagtttttattattatattgcaATAAATTCATATTCCAGTGATACAAATGTTTAtcatgtgtatttatgtaattttctgattttttttttagttactCCATCTGATTAGACTCATGCTCAGCTTTAAGGTGGCCGTTCGTTTGCTGGTGCCGGAAACACCCGACATCTTACGAACGCTCACGAACTCTGGTTTCTTAGCAACCAGTGTGTTTGAAACGCAGTTAACTAGCAAAGTTTGCTGTGTCTTATACAGGACAGGTGTCCGTTTCGAGGTTAAACCCGCAGACTTAATTATCTATTCCAAGTCAAAAATGCTAAACGTTGAATTACTCTCGGACCACAAAGCGAGAGCGAGTCTGCAGAGGCGTCGCaacacagagagtgagagacgaGAGAGGATTTTTAACGACAAAGTCAGGACGATGGGGGTAAGCTATGCTAAGTGTAGCAGAGGAATGCTAACCACAGTCAATGCACTAACACAACACTGTACTGGTAAGGTCCTGTGTTTAACATGTTGATTGAGATAAGTATATAATGTAAGATATAATGAATTAACGTGTACTTAAAGTATTACGTTTAAAAGTAAGCTACTCAGTGCAGAAAAATAGCTCCTGTGacacatatattatatcattagaTTAGTATTACTCATACATAAACAGGTGTTGCTGGTTGATTTGAATCCtatctttttactttttgtagACTAGACTTTTTGTAGATAGTTTTCGATCAATTGATCGATTGTTCGGTTTATACAAATTCTGAAAATAGTTCGAAATGGCCAAAGTGACTACTTCACAGTGCTTGTTTTTTCCAACCAATAgaacaaagcaataaaataatccaaaccatgactgaataaacaagctggtcccagaggaaaataaggtccccagaacactgtttgaagctagaaaggtggcagggtccgccacatataaataaggtaaaacagtatgaaattgtgttgccctttaaggtcagcttgtttattcagtcatggaaacaaagacagtttgtttatttagtttgtttaggcataaaaaaatcagtcaatgaagatctttctgttctgattaaaatttcttccacaaaactacatcgtgcaccttttaaaatgatcaaaataatgaaaaggaaagcagtaaatcctcacatttgagaagctggagtcataaaatatttttgcataaaaaatggctgaaatgatttttgcaaaaattgctaattaattttctgtaaatcgactaatcatttcagctgtacCTATACTGTCGGGTagtttaatatataataaaaccTCATATTTTATAAGCTCTCCATAAGTTCTGTATGCAAAAATCTTAATGTGTACTAGTAACTGAGGTTATCaaagaaaagtacaatatatccTTAGACAATTTAGTGGAGTAGAAGTTGAAAGTGGCCTCAAAAAGAggctcaaagtaaaagtacctcaaatttgtactttaAAGTACAGTACTAGAGTGAATTTACTCTCCGTGCTGTCACTACTGTGGTCTGTTTTATAGGTTGACAAGGAAGCACTCGACATGCagatgaaagagaagaagaaacaacaggAGGCTGCAAGAGAGGAACAAAATGCTCATGGTGAGTTGGCTGAATGTGGTTTCCTCACTCATATGACCTCACTTCAATGGTTTTGTCAGTGAGTCTCATGTGTTATTGGAGGATAATTTATTATCTAAAAATATCTTCACACTTATCAAAAGAGGTAACATGAATAATCCTGTCCCCACAGAAAATGATTCATTCAATTTCTAATGAAGTGCATTGTGTTGCCTGTGTTTGGGAATGTGTTCTCCATACAGATGCTGATATGCTCCACAATAGCAAAGTAGCTTCCCTCCTCCATAGAAGACAAGTGAAGGAGAAGCGTGCGATGGAAAAGGACATCGTCAACTTCCGGCATCAGTACCAGCAGCCTTGGAGCCAGCGAGAATATGACCTGAACGACCCAGACCGCTGTAGAAAACCAGAGCTAGCTAATGTACAGATGATGCCCCCAGGCCTGGTGGGAGAGGACCCCAACAgtaaagacagacagcagagacagagggagcagCTCAGAGAGTGGCTCATCCAGCAGCAGAGTGAGCGAGCAGCAGAAAGGCATCGTCAAAAGCTTGAAGGTAGatcacacacaggacacacatgccaagttcacacacacatacaaaacacaagctTACCTCACATCTTCTGTACAACTTCCTCAGAGCAGTGCTATGACCGAAGCAGAGTGGAAATGGACATCAAAGCTCTGCAGCTTCAGAGCTTTGAGATGGggagaaagaaagcagcagctATCGCCACTAAAGAGTACAATCTTGCCAAGGTAAGTCATTCTGATATTTCCGAAATGAAGGTGCTCGAAAACATGAATGTTTAACTCCTAATTAAAGAAAACCCTGAAAGCAACAGAGTgtaaaaggtcccatattatgcttaTTCTCAGGTTCTGattttttaatgttcatgttcaaaaaacacattattttcttcATACTGTCAGTTGCTGCAGAACCTGTACTCACCCTCTGAAtgctttgttttagtgcctctctttaaggccccttcCCTGAAAAAAGCCTAGTCTGGCTGAatgtgactgtatagttgtgacatcacacacttACAGAAGTCCTAActgcttgtttttaagtttctgaAGCTTCTAAAAAGGGGCTGTGCACATTTCTCCGTGGATTGAGTGTTTTCTAACCATAAGCTTGGAAACACACCCTATTTGGCAGTCTTAAACACATCGAACACACTTGACTTAATATATGAAGAGCATAGTTAGTTGTGACCTGGGTTACATCAGCCTTTGATGAGAAGTGATTATGATTATGCacgtttttttattgtgtttatacATCTTGTGgcattgtattgtttttttagttaAGACTGAGCAACTTTTATATCATTGATATACTTGCTTTAAAAGTTATTTGATTAGATTTAGACACTtaaattgagctttttttttggctgtgtCTGGATGGGCAAAGATTGAAGAGAAGGGACGGCAAGGACAGCTGCAAGGTGTAGATGATGAAcccaccctgagcatgatgGGAGCACCTGGTCTTTGTCCCAGTGGTGACAAGAGAGCCACTCAGGAGAACCTGCAGCAGATCATCCAGTTCCAGAAATACCAAATAGAGGAGAAAAAGGTCAAACAAAGGACACTCAAAATACATGCTTGTGATAATTAAAAGAACAGTGCATGTGAAGCAGTTTGTTGATCAATGTCTGTGCTACATGTGCATCTGTAGAAGATGGAAGTGGACAAAAAGCAGAAAGAGGAGCAACTTGATCGTTTCCGCGTGGACTCTGCTCGTACAGCTCTGTTAATAGAGAGACAGCAGGCAAGACTGAACAAGCAGCTGAGACGACACCTGGACAGCACCAACGTCCAACTGGCCCAAATACAGAAAGACCAGTCAGTTGCCTTAGGAAAGCTGaatttgttttctcagtttATTTGGGCAGATAACAAACCATCATCTCAATTTGTTTCTTAACTTGTGTCATTTTTAGGAAACCAGACATTGAAAGAGGACACATCGACAACAGCTTCTTCTCCAAATTCAACACCTGCAGCAGATGATGGAGGACAGACCGGCTCATCACAGCGACTGATAACGGTGCTACATATGAACGacactaaataaactgaaccaCACTAAATAATCAGAGGTTCATTTTATTATGTCAAATTTAAGTTTGGCAGTTCACAACATTTAAATCTGTCTGGATGATACTGACAGTTGTTCATATAAATCTTTGCTAATGCTAAGGCAGATATGAGagatttgttttgcttcttaatgaggttttttttccatacatgaaatgtgaaactaTGCCCTTTTATATATCCATGACagttaaaaatctaaaaatacaaGATTTAACACCAACTTCAACAAACTATCCCTTACACTCTTACAAAGCACAAGCAAGCCACAAAACCacagcacaaataaataatctgGAACTTTTACTGTCCCCAAAAACATCAGCACATCAGGCAGCCCTGAATGTTAAAGTGCGAATACATTCAAAGTCCACAATAAAACTATACATAGCAAGGTGTCTGTGATTGAAGCTATGTCATATGTGTAGTTCAAGTAATCACCCTTAATTTAATGTGACATAGCTCATGCTTGTTACACACGGTGCAGTTTATGTGCTGTATATGAGAAACAGcagctttttcacagcagatacAACCTGTCATATAGGAAAGACACTTTTCACATTCCCATGTGTCAATTACCTCTGCTAAAAGGCGTTCCTTTCACAAAGGAAGCATGAAGGAATTTGAAGATTTCCCTAccttaacattaaaaaaatgttagttTCTTTCTAAAGAGCATTTTCAGAGACAAACTTATCCCATTGTCTCTTCCACAGAGCCAGGGTTTCCTCCTGTTGCTTCAGAGTCAAAGAACTATACCTGAAAGATAAGACAGGGAAAGGTCAGGTAGCAGTCTGCTAAAGCTTGTAAGAAGTCGCACACAATTCAGTTGTAATTTGTTAGTAAATTTCATTTCTGTCATCTCAGCTGATGCTCACCTAATAGAGTTTATGGCCAGCTCTTTGAGGGAGCCTAAATTGGATCTAATGCCGCCAAAGCCCACAAAAGCTTCATAGAAGTCATAAGAGAGCCCAGAGGCACCAAACATGGCAGGGTCATCAGAACTGATGACCAGTGGGTGGTTCTCTGACATGAGTGCAGCTGCTGGATGGTTTCGCAGATCTTTTACCAGCTTCATCACCTGAATGAGGACAGGAAAGGAAATATCTGTTTACAAGACACAAGAATGGAAAAtgcttgcattttttttttcaaatagcACCAGTAAATCATTTAAAAGATTATAGTAAGTGTACCTGGTTGGAGATTGGACACACTTCCACAGCCACCCCTTTCCTCCTGGATAGACCTTTGGCCACTGGGTGGCGAACCAGAGCAAATCCATGGCCAATACGAGACGTGTTGAACAAAAGAGCATCCAACAAGTTCTGGTCCACCTCTGTGCCCTCCAGATCTTCATGTAGTAGAGAGAGATCAAAATGCATGTTattttgagatgtttttattacataaaGTGTGATGGTTCTTACATGTCTTACATTTCCTCTCCCTCAATTCTAATCTTTGTAAAGATTTAATTTCTTTGGTTttgtaacaaaaataataattggaATAGGACACTTCAGCAGAATAGGACAAAGTGCAAAATGCTTTTAATACGGTTTGcatgttgccttttttttttttgcttcaggACCATAACACAATGTGAAAATATGTCCTGCTTTGTTCATTAAACTACAAAGCTGCCCATTGTAATcctttaaaattacatttcttcttTGAGTGTGTGGTCAATAAAAAATTTAAACCCtaacattgatttttttccttccataAGAACCCTTTCACCATAAATAAACTCAACTATCTTAATGATATAAGTGTATTGGCTCCTTTTTGTGGCCCCTTGCCAAAAAACCCTACAACCTTCCTATAGTAGCCTGTTGTTAAGAATTAGTTACACATTAACTAATGTTATTGTTGCACTTGGAATCTTCCAGTATTTTACATGCAAGGTATGAGCAACTGGACTTCTCCTTATTTTACACctcatttattttacagcatgAACAAACTGAATGCCTTGAAGTTTTATACACAAGGGATGATCTCACCAGTCTCTCCAGcatggaaaaagaaaggaagcgTCACCCCTCTCTCTACTGGCAGTGACAAGGCATCTCTGAAGTACCACAGCGGTCTGCCACTGTCCTCGCGGCCCACCTGTACAGGTTAAGACAAAGTGAACACTTGCAGAAGTCATGCTAGTAGAGCGGACATCACTGTGGGGCACTATTCATACGATAACTGCTGTTGCCTCTCACCAGGTCAAAACCAGCCATGATGTCTGGGAAGTCTCTCTGTAGCTTCATAGCCTCCTCCACAACTCCGGTCATCACAGACATATTTACTCCCCTGAAACACAGAGTTGAAGTGTGATCAATGGACATTGATGACCTCTCATGTAGAGAGCTGATAAACAGTATGACATTCAGACTAGTAAGGGAAATCCATTGTGAGGGTATTCAGAGCAGTCACCTATGGACTGTGAAGATGATTCTTGCACCAAAGAAGTCGGGATGCTCTGCTGTGAACTGTCTGGTGACATCCTGGTAGGTTTTCAGAGTCCAGGTTTTGTCATGAGTGGTTCCGTCCAACTCGTATGTCTGAGTACcacaaaaaccaaaaagacACACTTAATAAATGAACTGACGAGTGAATGCtctgaacacactcacactggcATTAGTGTACCTCTGGGAGTAAAGCCCGCAGTTCCAGATACATGACGTTGTCCATGTAAAACTCAGTGAGGCCTCGGTAGTAGTATTCTCTGAACACAGGAGCATATGTGACCAGACCCCACATTGCAAGGAATGCCTGTTCAAACCTGTCCCATATGACATCCTGACTGGGGTACAGCACTTCTGGATCCTGATCGGTGAAGATCGTCAGGTTGGCCATGATGCTGAGAGTGAAGACATGGTTGTGATTAGATtatctttgtcattttgggtgctggcaacatttatttcttcacatttctttgCACAAGACCTTGAACTTTAACGGTGCATCTTGCAGTGTTGACCTCGTGCTGCACTGCTGGATCTCAGCTAAAAGCACAACCAATACAGTAATCAAATATTATGTAACAGTCTGACCTTTTGCCTGTCGTATCAAATCAAACATCCCTTATCTTCATTATCAATAGCCCGCTTAAGATTTGATGAGCTTCTTTTTGATATTCTGCCTCAAAGTCTtgcttcaaaaataaataaaagggaGTAGTGATTCAATTTTATGCTGTATCATGTTAAAGCTCCAAATTAAGCTGACATCCTGGCAAACAACGATATTCTACGCAGAGGTAAATGTTAAACTAAAGTCTGTTTGGACTCAaggtttttgatttattattttctttagaCACTTTGTTTTCCCTGTGACTTTCAGGTACTTGACAGTAATAGTAGAGTGTATTTATGCACTGATTTAAAGCTACTCAACTTTGGCAATGAGAATAAACAGTAATAGAGGATATCAAGGCCTCAGCTGCAGCAATAAATGATTTCTTCGTAAAGGAGGAAAATATGCCCTGGTATCTTTAACTGCTTACCTTTTGTGGATATAATGAAAAAGAGTATAGCCTGAACGATATAGATTTTTAGATTATAAAGCAGGGATAATTTGTAATCATTACATTTCCAGTTAGTTTGCCGTTTCATTTTTAGACAATAAAATGCATCactaaactgtaaaatatcctgctgCTTTTACATACCTTTGTCCAAGTGTTTGATAAcaacatttgagggatcattgccaAAAATGTGTGCATAAATAATGTCCTATATTGAGTCATCAGGATGGGATGACATCAAGTAAAATATGatgtgctgtctgtgtgtgtgtgtgtgtgtgtctgtgtgtgtgtaaataataaaatcttTGTCCTGTCTAAACTGTATTGAAGAGTGAGTCACCTGTTGTCTAGTTCGGTGGCGTTGACCAGCTTTGCCCTAAGGTCTTCCAGCAGGGTCCAGTCAGAGCAGTGTGGCAGAGCTTTGGGCCATTGGGAGAAGATGAATCTGATGGACTGGCTGTCAGTGAGGCACATGTAGCAGTGGGGCCGATAGGTCACGTTCTTCACCAGCCACTCCATGCTCGCCATGGAGAGGTCGTGGACATGGAGGGCTGCCCCTGAATGACACAATTATAAAGAAATGAAGAATTGGGATACTTGATACAAATCGGATTCTGTGTTTATTAAAAACTGGTAGATATTCACTAAATACAGAAATCCTAATGATTAAGGTTGCAATGATTTCGTGTTCTTAATCTCCCAATCAGTTTCTTGATTAACCAATTAAAAGTTTAGCTTataaaatgtggaaataaagtgaaaaatgtctgtCCTAGAGttgaacatttctgttttgtctgagcAACAGTCAGAAAAGTTTACAATAATGGAAATAAGATAATTAGACCCAAACCAATATGCAGtttttggggccgatgctgATACTGACATTAGGGATTTTATAAAATCATGATTGGTCATTGGTCATTGGATGTATTGGCTAATATACAAATTTcttgcaatgatccctcaaatgtacACTTGTGACACGAATATCTAATGGAAGCAGGAtaatttacagtttaacaataaactttattgtcttaAA
This sequence is a window from Pagrus major chromosome 8, Pma_NU_1.0. Protein-coding genes within it:
- the ribc2 gene encoding RIB43A-like with coiled-coils protein 2, which encodes MLNVELLSDHKARASLQRRRNTESERRERIFNDKVRTMGVDKEALDMQMKEKKKQQEAAREEQNAHDADMLHNSKVASLLHRRQVKEKRAMEKDIVNFRHQYQQPWSQREYDLNDPDRCRKPELANVQMMPPGLVGEDPNSKDRQQRQREQLREWLIQQQSERAAERHRQKLEEQCYDRSRVEMDIKALQLQSFEMGRKKAAAIATKEYNLAKVSHSDISEMKKGRQGQLQGVDDEPTLSMMGAPGLCPSGDKRATQENLQQIIQFQKYQIEEKKKMEVDKKQKEEQLDRFRVDSARTALLIERQQARLNKQLRRHLDSTNVQLAQIQKDQKPDIERGHIDNSFFSKFNTCSR
- the ada2a gene encoding adenosine deaminase 2-A isoform X1: MAVSLQHPHAALACLLLYCLTGGLSIPDPRQREALIKLEASMQTGGQMVLTDAEKRLDAVLFKMKQEEMMRADFPPAMHFFKARPLIRNSPIFSLLQKMPKGAALHVHDLSMASMEWLVKNVTYRPHCYMCLTDSQSIRFIFSQWPKALPHCSDWTLLEDLRAKLVNATELDNSIMANLTIFTDQDPEVLYPSQDVIWDRFEQAFLAMWGLVTYAPVFREYYYRGLTEFYMDNVMYLELRALLPETYELDGTTHDKTWTLKTYQDVTRQFTAEHPDFFGARIIFTVHRGVNMSVMTGVVEEAMKLQRDFPDIMAGFDLVGREDSGRPLWYFRDALSLPVERGVTLPFFFHAGETDLEGTEVDQNLLDALLFNTSRIGHGFALVRHPVAKGLSRRKGVAVEVCPISNQVMKLVKDLRNHPAAALMSENHPLVISSDDPAMFGASGLSYDFYEAFVGFGGIRSNLGSLKELAINSIRYSSLTLKQQEETLALWKRQWDKFVSENAL
- the ada2a gene encoding adenosine deaminase 2-A isoform X2, which encodes MANLTIFTDQDPEVLYPSQDVIWDRFEQAFLAMWGLVTYAPVFREYYYRGLTEFYMDNVMYLELRALLPETYELDGTTHDKTWTLKTYQDVTRQFTAEHPDFFGARIIFTVHRGVNMSVMTGVVEEAMKLQRDFPDIMAGFDLVGREDSGRPLWYFRDALSLPVERGVTLPFFFHAGETDLEGTEVDQNLLDALLFNTSRIGHGFALVRHPVAKGLSRRKGVAVEVCPISNQVMKLVKDLRNHPAAALMSENHPLVISSDDPAMFGASGLSYDFYEAFVGFGGIRSNLGSLKELAINSIRYSSLTLKQQEETLALWKRQWDKFVSENAL